Proteins encoded in a region of the Ruegeria sp. AD91A genome:
- a CDS encoding DUF2849 domain-containing protein, producing MARAFSPKVVTANDLLEGDVIYLTEDDRWSRDLSEAELITDEAHAQVRLLDAARQANKIVGAYLADAVAGENGLEPTHFREDFRRTGPSNYAHGKQETSPQPRA from the coding sequence ATGGCCCGCGCTTTTTCCCCCAAAGTCGTCACTGCAAATGACTTGCTCGAAGGCGACGTGATTTATCTGACCGAAGATGACCGCTGGTCCCGTGACCTGAGCGAAGCAGAACTGATCACCGACGAGGCACATGCGCAGGTTCGCCTGCTGGATGCCGCGCGTCAGGCAAACAAAATCGTGGGCGCCTATCTGGCCGATGCCGTTGCTGGCGAAAACGGTCTCGAACCCACCCATTTCCGGGAAGACTTCCGCCGCACTGGTCCGTCCAACTATGCCCACGGCAAACAGGAAACTTCCCCGCAGCCCCGGGCCTGA
- a CDS encoding Lrp/AsnC family transcriptional regulator: MSVRIDDTDRKILAELQRDAGQSLDEIAARVGSSKTPVWNRIRKLKGAGIIGQQTVLLDAEALGFEATFFVLIRTSEHEADWQRKFLKALKDHPEVQEAHRLAGDIDYILKVRVKNARAYDQFYQSLISEVRVHNVTALLSMEEIKSTTMLPLNALAEGA; the protein is encoded by the coding sequence ATGTCGGTGCGGATAGATGACACGGATCGAAAAATTCTGGCCGAGCTGCAACGCGATGCGGGCCAATCTTTGGACGAAATTGCGGCTCGGGTCGGCAGTTCAAAGACGCCTGTTTGGAATCGTATCCGTAAACTCAAAGGGGCTGGGATTATTGGTCAGCAAACGGTTCTGCTGGATGCCGAGGCGCTTGGGTTCGAGGCCACGTTCTTTGTCTTAATCCGAACTTCGGAACATGAGGCGGACTGGCAACGTAAATTCCTGAAAGCATTGAAGGATCATCCCGAAGTGCAAGAGGCGCACCGATTGGCGGGTGACATCGATTACATTCTCAAGGTCCGGGTCAAGAACGCACGTGCCTATGATCAGTTCTATCAGTCGCTCATCTCGGAGGTGCGCGTGCATAACGTCACGGCTTTATTGTCCATGGAAGAAATCAAGTCCACGACGATGCTGCCGCTGAATGCGTTGGCCGAGGGGGCTTAG
- a CDS encoding ATP-binding protein — MRRTLAMRRVECKTLSMHRVWFISGFLLAVGLLSGFVWSYGYRQALSQLSEKAEADLELAADRLSTQMQVYQELAVLMATHPVLHELETQADLRQARGMLLDVADKTAAVNMMYLDKNGQVLVSAQPVSQRNMAGHPAFRRAMQGALGSAHEVVPAGDDRIYSYAAPAFGPSGQIEGALMVVADVQDVEQTWRGSTEAVFFVDSDGVVFISNRSDLLFWRRADGEAGLTPQDGAAVDFSSKQVGRHELWHLNWGRYLPRDALHLTLDLPVIDMTAEVLVDVAPALQLARLQAAAVAAICLAFGAMLFLAMERRRALAEANAVLESRVAKRTHDLTVANASLRKEVTEREEAEAALRRAQADLVQAGKLSALGQMSAGISHELNQPLMAIRQFADNGTAFMTRGKPEMAAENLGRISEMAARMARIIKNLRAFARNESEPMGRVDLIQVLNTAVELAEARLRDDDVTLNWEPPNSAVYVWGGEVRLVQVFVNLINNAADAMLGRPKRKITITLRKGARLSVSLQDTGPGIEDPDRMFEPFYSTKSVGSSEGLGLGLSISYGLVQSFGGDIRGANTEDGAMFTVELEPCDQEEAA; from the coding sequence ATGCGCCGCACACTTGCCATGCGGCGCGTTGAATGCAAGACCCTGTCTATGCACAGGGTTTGGTTCATATCCGGTTTTTTGCTCGCCGTGGGGTTATTGTCGGGGTTTGTCTGGTCTTATGGGTATCGGCAGGCCCTGTCTCAGCTGAGCGAGAAGGCAGAGGCCGATCTTGAGCTGGCGGCTGACCGGCTGAGCACGCAGATGCAAGTGTACCAGGAACTTGCCGTGCTGATGGCAACACATCCCGTTTTGCATGAATTGGAAACACAGGCCGATTTACGCCAGGCTCGGGGAATGTTGCTGGACGTTGCAGACAAGACTGCCGCCGTAAACATGATGTATCTGGATAAGAACGGGCAGGTTTTGGTGTCGGCGCAACCGGTGTCCCAGCGCAACATGGCCGGGCACCCAGCTTTCCGTCGTGCGATGCAGGGCGCACTGGGCAGTGCGCATGAGGTTGTGCCCGCGGGCGATGACCGGATTTATTCCTACGCCGCCCCTGCTTTTGGCCCGTCTGGCCAGATCGAAGGCGCGCTGATGGTTGTTGCTGATGTTCAGGACGTTGAACAGACGTGGCGCGGCAGTACCGAAGCGGTTTTCTTTGTCGATTCCGATGGTGTTGTTTTCATTTCCAACAGATCCGACCTGTTGTTCTGGCGCCGGGCGGACGGTGAGGCGGGATTGACGCCGCAAGATGGTGCGGCCGTTGATTTTTCTTCAAAACAAGTCGGCAGGCACGAGTTGTGGCATTTGAACTGGGGGCGTTACCTGCCACGAGATGCGCTTCACCTGACTCTTGATTTGCCGGTTATCGATATGACTGCCGAGGTTCTGGTGGACGTGGCACCGGCGCTGCAACTTGCCAGGCTTCAGGCAGCGGCTGTCGCGGCTATTTGTCTGGCCTTCGGGGCGATGCTCTTTCTTGCCATGGAGCGGCGGCGGGCGCTGGCAGAAGCGAATGCCGTTCTGGAAAGCCGTGTGGCCAAACGTACCCATGACCTGACGGTTGCAAATGCCAGCTTACGCAAGGAAGTGACGGAACGGGAAGAAGCCGAGGCGGCGCTTCGGCGGGCCCAGGCGGACCTGGTTCAGGCGGGCAAGCTCAGCGCTTTGGGGCAAATGTCGGCAGGGATCAGTCATGAACTGAACCAGCCGCTTATGGCCATACGGCAATTTGCAGATAACGGCACAGCGTTCATGACGCGGGGAAAACCTGAAATGGCCGCCGAGAATCTGGGCCGAATATCAGAAATGGCGGCGCGGATGGCGCGGATCATCAAGAACCTTCGTGCCTTTGCCCGCAACGAAAGCGAACCAATGGGGCGTGTTGACCTGATACAGGTTCTGAACACCGCAGTTGAACTGGCAGAGGCCCGCCTGCGAGATGATGATGTGACGCTGAACTGGGAGCCCCCGAACAGCGCTGTGTATGTGTGGGGGGGGGAAGTACGTTTGGTGCAGGTGTTTGTGAATCTGATCAACAATGCGGCGGATGCAATGCTGGGGCGACCTAAACGGAAAATAACGATAACGTTGCGCAAAGGTGCCCGGCTGAGTGTTTCCCTACAGGACACAGGCCCCGGCATTGAAGACCCCGATCGGATGTTCGAGCCTTTCTATTCGACGAAAAGCGTTGGATCGTCGGAAGGTTTGGGGCTGGGGCTTTCGATTTCATACGGGTTGGTTCAAAGCTTCGGTGGTGATATTCGGGGCGCGAACACGGAGGATGGGGCCATGTTTACCGTCGAACTGGAACCTTGCGACCAGGAAGAGGCCGCGTGA
- a CDS encoding sigma-54 dependent transcriptional regulator, with product MMRRVLLVDDDAAVREALSQTLELADYLPTTAGSFVAAKDHIRRDFPGVIISDIRMPGRDGFHLLSYAREIDPDLPVVLLTGEGDIPMAVDAMGKGAFDFLEKPCAASDLLEVLERAFTARSLVLEQRAAKSELERGDPAARLLFGLSPQAEALRERVRTVAPTGVEVLVTGPPGSGISKVAEVVHLMSPAGQGPFVKRTASSLSPDELAKSCEDAAGGSLFLDEVSALPQATQYAALELIEHGPGGRIIAGTTADLSVLSSEGRFNADLFYRLDVMRVRIPSLAERPDDIPVIFRHYVAQAAEQAGITAPEISSEHLASLMASDWPGNARSLMSAAMRFVLGMPEEVAQATDLGLSEQMARVERSLLIAALGRHNGKASDAAKALKLPRKTFYDKLARYQIRAEDYRR from the coding sequence GTGATGCGCAGGGTTTTGTTGGTCGATGATGATGCTGCCGTGCGCGAGGCCCTGTCTCAAACTCTGGAATTGGCTGACTATCTGCCAACGACCGCTGGATCCTTTGTGGCGGCCAAGGATCACATCCGTCGCGATTTTCCCGGTGTCATCATATCGGATATCCGTATGCCCGGGCGGGACGGGTTCCATCTTTTGTCTTATGCACGGGAAATCGATCCGGATCTTCCTGTGGTGCTTTTGACAGGGGAGGGCGATATTCCCATGGCTGTCGACGCCATGGGAAAGGGCGCGTTCGATTTTCTGGAAAAGCCGTGCGCCGCGTCTGACCTTTTGGAGGTGCTTGAACGCGCCTTCACAGCGCGTTCGCTGGTTTTGGAGCAAAGAGCGGCGAAATCCGAGCTGGAACGTGGAGACCCCGCCGCGCGCTTATTGTTCGGCTTGTCGCCGCAGGCCGAGGCGCTGCGCGAGCGGGTTCGAACCGTCGCTCCGACAGGTGTCGAGGTACTTGTGACAGGACCGCCGGGCAGCGGCATTTCAAAGGTCGCCGAGGTCGTGCATTTGATGTCGCCCGCAGGGCAAGGGCCGTTTGTCAAACGCACCGCTTCAAGCCTAAGCCCCGATGAATTGGCCAAAAGCTGCGAAGACGCCGCTGGCGGATCGTTGTTTCTGGACGAAGTCTCTGCCTTGCCCCAAGCTACGCAATATGCGGCATTGGAGCTGATCGAGCATGGACCGGGCGGGCGTATCATTGCGGGAACGACCGCTGATCTGTCGGTGCTGAGTTCCGAAGGGCGGTTTAATGCAGACTTGTTCTACAGGCTGGATGTAATGCGCGTGCGTATTCCATCCCTCGCAGAACGTCCCGACGACATTCCGGTGATCTTCCGTCATTACGTGGCACAGGCGGCGGAACAGGCAGGAATTACTGCCCCGGAGATTTCGTCCGAGCATCTTGCGTCGCTGATGGCGAGCGACTGGCCGGGAAACGCACGATCCTTGATGTCAGCCGCGATGCGGTTTGTGCTGGGTATGCCGGAAGAAGTCGCGCAGGCAACAGATCTGGGCCTCAGCGAACAGATGGCGCGGGTCGAGCGGTCACTGCTTATCGCGGCGCTGGGTCGTCACAACGGCAAAGCGTCAGATGCGGCGAAGGCGTTGAAGCTGCCGCGCAAGACTTTTTACGACAAGCTGGCACGGTATCAGATTCGGGCTGAAGATTACCGGCGGTAA
- a CDS encoding multidrug efflux SMR transporter gives MPWIFLLFAGLLEIVWAVAMKQSAGFTRLWPTAVMGVSMIGSFGLLALAMRDLPLGTAYTIWTGIGAVGAFSVGVLFLGEALTPARFAAAVLIVTGLVVMKLA, from the coding sequence ATGCCCTGGATATTTCTTTTGTTTGCCGGTCTTCTGGAAATCGTATGGGCGGTTGCCATGAAGCAATCAGCCGGGTTCACCCGATTGTGGCCAACGGCCGTGATGGGCGTTTCGATGATAGGCTCTTTCGGGCTGTTGGCGCTGGCAATGCGCGATTTGCCGTTGGGCACCGCCTACACGATCTGGACTGGGATCGGCGCAGTGGGGGCGTTCAGCGTCGGCGTTCTGTTTTTGGGTGAAGCACTGACGCCCGCACGATTTGCTGCGGCGGTTCTGATCGTGACAGGCCTTGTGGTGATGAAGCTGGCCTGA
- a CDS encoding TRAP transporter large permease: MDVILLFSMVIGLLLIGVPIAVALGLSSTLFLLIYSDSSLASVAGTLFEAFEGHFTLLAIPFFILASSFMTTGGVARRIIRFSIACVGHLPGGLAIAGVFACMLFAALSGSSPATVVAIGSIVIAGMRQVGYSKEFAAGVICNAGTLGILIPPSIVMVVYAAAVEVSVGRMFLAGVIPGLMAGLMLMITIYVMAKVKNLPKGEWKGWGEVFTSAREAGWGLFLIVIILGGIYGGIFTPTEAAAVAAVYAFFIASFVYKDMGPLSTEEGVQNLPLLKKPYALITAFFHPDTKHTLFEAGKLTVTLLFVIANALILKHVLTDEQVPQHIAEAMLSAGLGPVAFLIVVNVILLIGGQFMEPSGLLVIVAPLVFPIAIELGIDPIHLGIIMVVNMEIGMITPPVGLNLFVTSGVAGMPMMSVVRAALPFLAVLFVFLIMVTYIPWISTFLPNTFMGPEIITN; the protein is encoded by the coding sequence ATGGACGTCATTCTTCTTTTCTCGATGGTCATTGGCCTGTTGCTGATCGGTGTTCCGATTGCAGTTGCGCTTGGCCTCAGCTCGACACTGTTCCTGCTGATCTATTCTGATAGTTCGTTGGCCTCGGTCGCGGGTACGTTGTTCGAGGCGTTCGAAGGGCATTTTACCCTTCTGGCGATCCCGTTCTTCATTCTGGCCTCGTCTTTCATGACGACCGGCGGTGTGGCACGGCGGATCATCCGGTTCTCAATCGCCTGTGTCGGGCATTTGCCCGGCGGTCTTGCGATCGCCGGCGTGTTTGCCTGTATGCTTTTCGCAGCACTGTCCGGGTCTTCCCCGGCGACCGTGGTCGCCATCGGTTCGATCGTCATCGCGGGAATGCGCCAGGTGGGTTACTCCAAGGAGTTCGCCGCCGGTGTGATCTGTAACGCGGGTACGTTGGGCATTCTGATCCCTCCGTCCATCGTGATGGTCGTTTATGCTGCAGCCGTTGAGGTCTCGGTTGGACGCATGTTCCTTGCGGGTGTTATTCCCGGTCTGATGGCAGGGCTGATGCTGATGATCACCATCTATGTCATGGCCAAGGTCAAGAACCTGCCCAAAGGCGAATGGAAAGGCTGGGGAGAGGTCTTTACCTCAGCCCGCGAGGCCGGTTGGGGCCTGTTCCTGATCGTGATCATTCTGGGCGGTATTTATGGCGGTATCTTTACACCGACCGAAGCCGCTGCCGTTGCTGCCGTCTATGCGTTCTTCATTGCCAGCTTTGTGTACAAAGACATGGGACCGTTGAGCACGGAAGAAGGTGTGCAGAATCTGCCGCTGCTCAAAAAACCCTATGCGCTGATCACAGCGTTCTTCCATCCGGACACCAAGCATACTCTGTTTGAGGCTGGGAAACTGACTGTCACGCTGCTGTTTGTCATCGCCAACGCTCTGATCCTCAAGCATGTTCTGACCGACGAGCAAGTACCGCAGCATATTGCCGAGGCGATGCTGTCGGCGGGCCTTGGTCCGGTCGCTTTCCTGATTGTGGTGAACGTGATCCTGCTGATCGGCGGTCAGTTCATGGAGCCGTCGGGCCTGTTGGTGATCGTTGCGCCTCTGGTGTTCCCGATTGCCATCGAGCTGGGCATTGATCCGATCCATCTGGGTATCATCATGGTGGTGAACATGGAAATCGGGATGATCACACCTCCGGTTGGTCTGAACCTGTTCGTGACCTCGGGCGTTGCGGGTATGCCGATGATGAGTGTTGTGAGGGCGGCGCTGCCGTTCCTGGCCGTGCTCTTCGTTTTCCTGATCATGGTGACGTATATTCCGTGGATATCGACCTTCCTGCCCAACACCTTCATGGGACCGGAAATAATAACCAATTAG
- a CDS encoding DctP family TRAP transporter solute-binding subunit encodes MKFLTTAATALALTVTATAGLAACDDGEIVVKFAHVTNTDKHPKGIAASLLEQRVNDEMNGVMCVEVYPNSTLYNDDKVLEAMLQGDVQLAAPSLSKFEKFTKQFRLFDLPFMFKNIDAVDAFQASADGQAMKDSMQRRGLQGLAFWHNGMKQMSANKPLLDPSDANGLKFRVQSSDVLVAQMEAIGGSPQKMAFSEVYGALQQGVVDGQENTWSNIYGKKFFEVQDGITETNHGIIDYLVVTSVDWLDSLDPEVRDQFLTILAEVTEARNKEAFSVNEAAKASITDAGGIIRELNPEQRQAWVDTMKPVWDQFAGDVGQDKIDAAQAINAGF; translated from the coding sequence ATGAAATTCCTGACAACGGCAGCAACCGCTCTTGCGCTGACAGTCACAGCCACCGCAGGTTTGGCAGCCTGTGACGATGGTGAGATCGTCGTCAAGTTCGCGCATGTGACCAACACCGACAAACACCCCAAGGGCATCGCCGCATCGCTGCTGGAACAGCGCGTCAACGACGAGATGAACGGCGTGATGTGCGTGGAGGTCTATCCGAACTCAACCCTCTACAACGACGACAAGGTGCTGGAGGCGATGTTGCAGGGCGATGTTCAGCTGGCCGCACCCTCGCTGTCGAAGTTCGAAAAGTTCACCAAGCAGTTCCGCCTGTTTGACCTGCCGTTCATGTTCAAGAACATCGACGCTGTGGATGCATTCCAGGCTTCGGCTGATGGTCAGGCCATGAAGGACAGCATGCAGCGCCGTGGTCTGCAGGGGCTGGCCTTCTGGCACAACGGCATGAAGCAGATGTCGGCGAACAAGCCGCTGCTCGATCCGTCGGACGCTAACGGCCTGAAGTTCCGTGTACAATCTTCGGACGTTCTGGTGGCACAGATGGAGGCCATCGGTGGCAGCCCGCAGAAAATGGCGTTCTCGGAAGTTTACGGCGCTCTGCAGCAGGGTGTTGTGGATGGGCAGGAAAACACCTGGTCGAATATCTATGGCAAGAAATTCTTCGAAGTGCAGGACGGCATCACTGAAACCAACCACGGCATCATCGACTATCTGGTTGTAACCTCTGTGGACTGGTTGGACAGCCTGGATCCGGAAGTGCGCGATCAGTTCCTGACCATTCTGGCCGAAGTGACCGAGGCGCGAAACAAAGAAGCCTTTTCCGTGAACGAAGCAGCCAAAGCGTCGATTACAGACGCAGGTGGTATCATTCGTGAACTGAACCCTGAACAGCGTCAGGCCTGGGTTGATACGATGAAACCCGTTTGGGACCAGTTCGCTGGTGACGTCGGTCAGGACAAAATCGACGCCGCGCAGGCAATCAACGCCGGGTTCTGA
- a CDS encoding TRAP transporter small permease, protein MSGAKSGQGGLVDHIEETLIALLLGLMTVVTFANVIARFVFNSNILWALELTVFTFGWLVLLGASYAVKKHSHLGVDAILNMLAPAPRRVLALIAVGCCLVFSLLLLKGAYDYWAVFADLPPTSGRWFPTGFNFDARSQSFYEVDDIPMVAPLRFLEDLINYGEGYEKLPKVVPYLVLPVSMLLLVIRFTQVAVQIWRGETDRLVASHEVEDEIEEVRAQQGEHN, encoded by the coding sequence ATGTCTGGTGCGAAATCCGGCCAAGGCGGGCTGGTCGACCATATCGAAGAAACCCTGATTGCGTTGCTGTTGGGCCTGATGACGGTCGTGACATTTGCCAACGTAATCGCGCGGTTTGTTTTCAATTCCAATATCCTGTGGGCGCTTGAGCTGACTGTATTCACTTTCGGCTGGCTGGTGCTGCTTGGCGCTTCGTATGCGGTCAAGAAACACTCTCATTTGGGCGTGGACGCAATCCTGAACATGCTGGCCCCGGCGCCACGTCGCGTTCTTGCGCTGATCGCTGTGGGGTGCTGCCTGGTGTTCTCGTTGCTGTTGCTGAAAGGCGCTTATGATTACTGGGCCGTCTTCGCGGATCTGCCGCCAACATCCGGACGCTGGTTCCCGACAGGGTTCAATTTCGACGCCCGCAGCCAGAGCTTCTACGAAGTGGACGATATCCCAATGGTCGCTCCGCTGCGGTTTCTGGAAGATCTGATCAACTATGGCGAAGGGTATGAAAAGCTTCCCAAGGTGGTGCCATATCTGGTGCTGCCGGTGTCGATGCTGCTGCTGGTGATCCGGTTCACCCAGGTCGCCGTTCAGATCTGGCGTGGTGAAACGGATCGCCTTGTCGCCAGCCACGAAGTCGAGGACGAGATCGAAGAAGTCCGCGCTCAGCAGGGAGAGCACAACTGA
- the tpiA gene encoding triose-phosphate isomerase, giving the protein MRRKLAAGNWKMNGTGAELGELKALSQSHPKASVDILICPPATLLSRASIAVQGTAISVGGQDCHAAKSGAHTGDISADMLVDAGATSVILGHSERRVDHGEHDEDVRAKARAAMDAGLKAIICVGESLEQREAANTLDIIGGQMSGSIPDQSTGENLIVAYEPIWAIGTGKVPTLEEIGEVHDFMRARLERRFGEGVGRSVRLLYGGSVKPGNAADIFAVSNVDGALVGGASLKASEFSGIIQALESV; this is encoded by the coding sequence ATGCGGCGGAAGCTGGCGGCTGGAAACTGGAAAATGAATGGGACCGGCGCTGAGCTGGGTGAGTTGAAGGCGCTGTCTCAGAGCCATCCCAAGGCATCGGTCGACATCCTGATTTGTCCCCCGGCCACATTGCTCAGCCGCGCATCAATTGCCGTTCAGGGAACCGCTATCTCTGTTGGTGGTCAGGACTGTCATGCAGCGAAATCCGGCGCGCATACCGGAGATATCAGTGCCGATATGCTGGTGGATGCCGGAGCAACATCGGTCATTCTGGGCCATTCCGAACGGCGCGTGGACCACGGCGAGCATGACGAAGATGTGCGGGCCAAAGCGCGTGCGGCGATGGATGCGGGCCTGAAGGCGATCATCTGCGTCGGCGAAAGCCTTGAGCAACGGGAGGCGGCCAATACACTCGACATCATTGGCGGCCAGATGTCCGGCTCGATTCCGGATCAGTCAACCGGCGAGAACCTGATCGTCGCGTATGAACCGATCTGGGCAATTGGCACCGGCAAAGTTCCGACATTGGAAGAAATCGGGGAAGTTCACGACTTCATGCGCGCCCGGCTGGAGCGTCGCTTTGGCGAAGGCGTGGGCCGTTCCGTCCGTCTGCTCTATGGTGGCTCGGTGAAGCCCGGCAATGCGGCGGACATCTTTGCAGTTTCCAATGTCGATGGCGCACTTGTAGGCGGTGCCAGCCTGAAGGCGTCAGAGTTTTCGGGCATCATTCAAGCGTTGGAAAGCGTCTGA
- the cobA gene encoding uroporphyrinogen-III C-methyltransferase codes for MGIFPILRVKSNNTRDDPMQDFHTTNPIGHVDFVGAGPGDPELLTLKALAAFEQADVVLHDRLISKPVLDMAAQKAVLVDVGKAGFGPSWKQSDIDALLVEYALNGHRVVRLKSGDPTVFGRLDEEIEAIDAAGISWQIIPGITAASAAVAGIGQSLTRRGRNSSVRFLTGHDMQGFADHDWNALAQPGSVAAIYMGKKSARFIQGRLIMHSADRATPITLVENASRPDQRILATTLDQLPTDLAAAEMDGPALTFYGLAPREAAQVVTEFNKELA; via the coding sequence ATGGGAATATTTCCTATATTGAGGGTCAAGTCAAACAACACCCGAGACGATCCGATGCAGGATTTTCACACGACCAACCCCATAGGCCATGTCGACTTTGTCGGCGCTGGGCCCGGTGACCCCGAGTTGCTGACGCTCAAGGCGCTGGCTGCGTTTGAGCAGGCGGATGTGGTGCTGCACGATCGCCTCATCAGCAAACCAGTGCTGGACATGGCCGCTCAAAAGGCCGTTTTGGTCGATGTCGGCAAGGCCGGGTTCGGCCCCTCGTGGAAGCAGAGCGATATCGACGCGCTTCTGGTCGAATACGCCCTGAATGGCCACCGTGTGGTGCGCCTGAAATCGGGCGACCCCACGGTCTTTGGTCGTCTGGACGAAGAAATCGAGGCCATAGATGCGGCCGGTATATCCTGGCAGATCATTCCCGGCATCACAGCGGCCTCTGCTGCCGTGGCTGGCATCGGTCAAAGCTTGACTCGCCGCGGACGCAACTCGTCGGTTCGATTTTTGACGGGACACGACATGCAAGGATTCGCAGATCACGATTGGAACGCTTTGGCTCAGCCGGGTTCCGTCGCAGCGATCTACATGGGCAAGAAATCCGCTCGGTTCATTCAGGGTCGTCTGATCATGCACAGCGCAGATCGCGCCACGCCCATTACTCTGGTCGAGAATGCCTCGCGTCCGGACCAGCGGATATTGGCCACCACGTTGGACCAATTGCCCACCGATCTGGCCGCCGCCGAAATGGATGGACCGGCGCTGACCTTCTATGGCCTTGCCCCGCGCGAAGCTGCGCAGGTTGTAACCGAATTCAACAAGGAGCTTGCCTGA
- a CDS encoding cytochrome P450 — MKSFSQSPTDPGFVQNPYPFYDMARRAGDLFYWQDYGMVAVVSSRAVRALFRDRRFGREVPPELAEQGPAHLAPWLAIEAHSLLEAEPPRHTRLRSLVMRAFTSRAISALQPSIQDLCRGLIKDFPYNSFDLLEAYCTQVPVITICRLLGVPESMAPDLLQWSHDMVAMYQANRTQDTEDRAAKSSRDFTGFLQEYIELRRKDPGDDLITRLIRAEEEGEKLSLDELVATCILLLNAGHEATVHSLGNGVKTLLQTHTAPDVLAPDGIDATIEEILRYDPPLHMFTRYAYEDIDLFGHSFKRGEQVALLLGAANRDPAVWAEPNMFQPRRPIEVNTSFGGGIHFCVGAPLARLEMRIALPILFESCPNLQLTAPPLYSDSYHFHGLNQLLVRT, encoded by the coding sequence ATGAAGTCTTTTTCGCAATCACCGACAGACCCGGGTTTCGTCCAAAACCCCTACCCGTTCTACGACATGGCGCGACGCGCAGGCGATCTGTTCTATTGGCAGGACTACGGTATGGTCGCCGTTGTTTCATCCCGCGCGGTTCGCGCCCTGTTTCGGGATCGCAGGTTTGGACGAGAGGTTCCGCCCGAACTGGCAGAGCAAGGTCCCGCCCATCTGGCGCCATGGCTGGCCATCGAGGCCCATTCACTGCTTGAAGCAGAACCACCAAGGCACACACGCCTTCGGTCGCTGGTTATGCGCGCCTTCACGTCACGGGCGATTTCTGCGCTGCAACCCTCTATCCAAGACCTTTGCCGCGGCCTGATCAAAGACTTCCCTTACAATTCGTTCGATCTGTTGGAAGCCTATTGCACTCAGGTGCCGGTGATCACCATCTGTCGGCTTCTCGGCGTACCCGAAAGCATGGCCCCCGACCTGTTGCAGTGGTCACACGATATGGTTGCCATGTATCAGGCCAATCGCACGCAGGACACAGAAGATAGGGCCGCCAAGTCATCTCGGGATTTTACCGGGTTCCTGCAGGAATACATAGAATTGCGGCGCAAAGATCCCGGTGACGATCTGATAACCCGGTTGATACGTGCCGAAGAAGAAGGCGAGAAACTGTCGCTCGACGAACTGGTTGCCACCTGCATATTGCTGCTGAACGCAGGCCATGAGGCTACAGTGCATTCACTGGGGAACGGGGTAAAAACCTTGTTGCAGACCCATACCGCACCCGACGTCCTGGCACCTGATGGAATCGACGCAACCATCGAAGAGATTCTGCGCTATGACCCGCCTCTGCACATGTTCACTCGCTACGCGTATGAGGACATCGATCTGTTCGGCCATTCATTCAAACGCGGCGAGCAAGTGGCACTGTTGCTTGGAGCAGCCAACCGCGACCCCGCTGTCTGGGCTGAACCGAACATGTTTCAGCCGCGCCGTCCGATTGAAGTCAACACAAGCTTTGGGGGCGGAATTCACTTCTGTGTCGGAGCACCACTGGCGCGTCTGGAAATGCGTATCGCTTTGCCGATCCTGTTCGAAAGCTGTCCAAACCTGCAACTGACTGCACCGCCACTTTATTCTGACAGCTATCACTTTCACGGGCTGAATCAGCTGTTGGTCAGAACTTGA
- a CDS encoding iron-sulfur cluster assembly accessory protein: MFGIPGKQAVTMTPKAAEQITRLMNSGGHAGLRIGVKKGGCAGMEYTMEYVDQADPHDEVVEQDGARIMIAPMAQMFLFGTEIDYEVSLLEAGFKFKNPNVVDACGCGESIKFDENIAQQS, translated from the coding sequence ATGTTCGGCATCCCCGGCAAACAGGCTGTTACCATGACGCCCAAAGCCGCAGAGCAGATTACCCGCCTGATGAATTCAGGCGGTCACGCTGGTTTGCGCATTGGTGTCAAGAAAGGCGGCTGTGCAGGCATGGAATACACCATGGAGTATGTCGATCAGGCAGATCCTCATGACGAAGTCGTCGAGCAAGATGGTGCACGCATCATGATTGCTCCAATGGCTCAGATGTTTCTGTTCGGAACCGAGATCGATTACGAAGTGTCGTTGTTGGAAGCCGGCTTCAAATTCAAGAACCCGAACGTCGTCGATGCCTGTGGCTGCGGAGAATCGATCAAGTTCGACGAAAACATCGCCCAACAAAGCTAA